The Coriobacteriia bacterium genome includes a region encoding these proteins:
- a CDS encoding glycosyltransferase, whose amino-acid sequence MPPRVLIASHLFPSVQRPTSAPWLAEQVSALVGAGIGVDVLCCSPFEKDVDVTLSAGGKAVPVHYRSTSAGPMNGTRAGILLSAARYTGQARRYLDDGADRYDVLHAHFGFPDGFVMVREGLRRSVPTVVTLHGSDVTSVLARPGALSRVVSRRIASATNLVCVSRALERAAQEVLPEEASTLVIHNGYDARLFRPDGEKRDLGYLFVGALRPVKGVDALVDTYLENRDLWDLPLTIAGSGPLEGALKRRSAGAEDGANVRFLGELPREKVADAMRRASALILPSRQEGYGVVVAEALACGTPVVASRVGALDEIMADPRTGVLIEADDRHGLSEAMRAVRRWPYPAGEVASASAARPWHEQAEEIARLYGEILRERYDRAATDG is encoded by the coding sequence ATGCCTCCCCGCGTCCTCATAGCCAGCCATCTCTTCCCCTCGGTGCAGCGGCCGACGTCCGCCCCGTGGCTCGCCGAGCAGGTCTCGGCTCTCGTAGGTGCGGGCATCGGGGTCGACGTGCTCTGCTGCTCGCCGTTCGAGAAGGACGTCGACGTCACGCTCTCAGCCGGTGGGAAGGCGGTCCCGGTCCACTATCGCAGCACGTCAGCCGGGCCGATGAACGGTACCCGTGCCGGTATCCTCCTGTCGGCTGCACGCTACACGGGGCAGGCGCGCAGGTATCTGGACGATGGAGCCGACCGGTACGACGTGCTGCATGCCCACTTCGGATTCCCGGACGGGTTCGTGATGGTCCGCGAGGGCCTCCGCCGTTCGGTCCCGACGGTGGTGACGCTGCACGGCAGCGACGTGACCTCCGTTCTGGCACGTCCGGGGGCTCTCTCCCGCGTCGTGAGTCGCAGGATCGCCTCGGCCACCAACCTGGTCTGCGTCAGCCGGGCCCTGGAGCGCGCGGCGCAGGAGGTCCTGCCAGAGGAGGCCTCCACGCTCGTCATCCACAACGGATACGACGCACGGCTGTTCCGGCCGGACGGCGAGAAGCGTGACCTGGGCTACCTCTTCGTCGGGGCCCTCAGACCCGTGAAGGGCGTCGACGCGCTCGTGGATACGTATCTCGAGAACCGCGACCTGTGGGACCTGCCGCTCACGATCGCCGGTTCGGGGCCGCTCGAAGGCGCGCTGAAGCGCAGGTCGGCGGGCGCCGAAGACGGCGCGAACGTGCGATTCCTGGGCGAGCTGCCGAGGGAGAAGGTGGCCGACGCGATGCGACGGGCGTCGGCGCTCATCCTTCCGAGCAGGCAGGAGGGGTATGGGGTGGTCGTCGCGGAGGCGCTGGCGTGCGGGACGCCCGTGGTCGCGTCACGAGTGGGCGCGCTTGACGAGATCATGGCGGACCCGCGGACCGGGGTCCTGATCGAGGCCGACGACCGGCACGGTCTCTCGGAGGCCATGCGGGCGGTCCGCCGGTGGCCCTACCCTGCCGGCGAGGTCGCTTCCGCATCGGCCGCACGACCTTGGCACGAGCAGGCCGAGGAGATCGCGCGGCTCTACGGCGAGATCCTGCGCGAGCGCTACGACCGGGCGGCGACCGATGGCTGA
- a CDS encoding O-antigen ligase family protein produces the protein MLLRSLPLTYDPFVIPKLASVGILSAVSLLLWAFGDVRRVRWRRSGFAALALISAAVLSTMFALDRPVAFFGKDAANGLVAYLAYGTVAFLILQLVDSAHRVRALTRVLVGSGVAVSVVSLFQAAVVGSDYLEELGIGAAGYLYGRGGGLFGNPDFLGTFLVVPFILALSLSLTEPRRVGRILAASAAAVLGAGLLVTQVRGAWAGVAAGLLVAGALAVRGRSITPRHAVTGVAIALAAVVAGVAIAQPGAIVRRVTTGLDAGLDAFSGGRISGWKDAAGVVVDRPVLGTGPDSYTFGWYRQAVALADPATGAASYFEDPHSFPIAIAATLGVPALLALLAMIGLGFNAGARNIRLTADSPGRRGIYVGWLGAFTGLLVASLFGVTTIPLTLLFFVCVAVLLTPGASGREVAPRLAPAVRLTGALVAAVCLAGAAVPVVADYHLGRFMRTRDAASLDRARAVAPWDKTIQLEYLGMRRVALTPLLSQGGAEALSAAEAFDAEVFRLADEHPHELLYTLERIDFLGQASGMLGPAVGEKSLAVINLALMDYPDLVDLRIHQARALNNLDRYGEAIAVLEPLPRSVLRDTALAESYLLSEDVAAGRQVIRRIAADYDGSRVAEAFLAQPSIAPYVEE, from the coding sequence ATGCTACTTCGTTCGCTTCCGCTGACGTACGACCCGTTCGTCATCCCGAAACTCGCTTCGGTGGGCATTCTATCAGCGGTCTCGCTCCTCTTGTGGGCATTCGGAGACGTGCGGCGAGTCCGCTGGCGCCGATCGGGCTTCGCAGCGCTCGCGCTGATCTCGGCTGCCGTCCTCTCGACGATGTTCGCGCTGGACCGGCCCGTAGCCTTCTTCGGCAAGGACGCGGCGAACGGACTCGTGGCGTACCTCGCGTACGGTACCGTCGCTTTCCTCATCCTGCAACTGGTGGACTCGGCCCACCGGGTCCGCGCGTTGACGAGGGTACTCGTCGGAAGCGGCGTCGCCGTGTCCGTGGTCTCGCTCTTTCAAGCAGCCGTCGTCGGATCGGACTATCTCGAGGAACTGGGCATCGGCGCGGCCGGCTACCTGTACGGCCGAGGCGGCGGGTTGTTCGGGAATCCGGACTTCCTTGGTACGTTCCTGGTGGTCCCCTTCATCCTGGCATTGAGCCTGTCACTGACCGAGCCGCGGCGCGTGGGACGCATCCTTGCCGCATCCGCCGCCGCGGTGCTGGGAGCCGGGCTGCTCGTCACCCAGGTCCGGGGCGCATGGGCGGGCGTCGCGGCAGGCCTGTTGGTGGCGGGAGCGCTCGCCGTTCGGGGCAGGTCGATCACCCCCCGGCATGCCGTGACCGGCGTCGCGATCGCCCTTGCCGCCGTCGTCGCGGGCGTCGCGATCGCCCAGCCCGGGGCGATCGTCCGGCGCGTCACGACGGGGCTCGATGCCGGACTGGACGCCTTCTCCGGCGGGCGCATCTCCGGATGGAAGGACGCCGCCGGCGTCGTCGTCGACCGGCCGGTCCTCGGCACGGGTCCCGACTCGTACACGTTCGGTTGGTACCGGCAGGCCGTCGCCCTCGCCGACCCGGCTACCGGCGCCGCGTCGTATTTCGAGGACCCGCACAGCTTCCCCATCGCGATAGCCGCCACGCTGGGCGTCCCTGCGCTGCTCGCACTGCTCGCGATGATCGGTCTCGGCTTCAACGCGGGCGCGAGGAACATCAGGCTGACCGCGGATTCGCCCGGGAGGCGCGGGATCTACGTCGGATGGCTGGGAGCCTTCACGGGCTTGCTGGTGGCGTCGTTGTTCGGCGTGACGACGATCCCGCTCACCCTGCTGTTCTTCGTCTGCGTCGCGGTACTCCTGACGCCGGGCGCTTCCGGGCGCGAGGTCGCGCCCCGACTGGCTCCCGCCGTCCGGCTCACAGGCGCGCTCGTAGCCGCCGTCTGCCTCGCCGGCGCGGCCGTCCCCGTAGTGGCCGACTACCATCTCGGCCGGTTCATGCGGACGCGCGACGCCGCAAGCCTCGATCGCGCGCGAGCCGTCGCTCCATGGGACAAGACGATCCAGCTGGAGTACCTCGGCATGCGCCGCGTCGCGTTGACGCCGCTTCTCAGCCAGGGCGGCGCGGAGGCGCTCTCCGCCGCCGAGGCGTTCGACGCGGAGGTCTTCCGGCTGGCCGACGAGCATCCGCACGAGCTGCTGTACACGTTGGAGAGGATCGACTTCCTCGGACAGGCCTCGGGGATGCTCGGGCCGGCGGTGGGCGAGAAGTCCCTGGCCGTGATCAACCTCGCGCTGATGGACTACCCCGATCTCGTCGACTTGCGGATCCACCAGGCACGGGCGCTGAACAACCTGGACCGGTACGGCGAGGCGATCGCCGTGCTGGAGCCGCTGCCCCGCAGCGTGCTTCGCGACACCGCCCTCGCCGAGAGCTACCTGCTCTCGGAGGACGTGGCAGCCGGCAGACAGGTGATTCGGCGCATAGCCGCCGACTACGACGGGTCGCGCGTAGCCGAAGCCTTCCTCGCGCAGCCGAGCATCGCTCCTTACGTCGAGGAGTAG
- a CDS encoding tetratricopeptide repeat protein: protein MAGTQPDDLTHDGESDPGVVPSSGPPPRRASMFDDPVVKLLSVVAAVVIVLFLSTVVAALYLGILGSDTPRTRMERDLNAYEFQTSAGTRDPEVWRAYIGALVDSGQLQKAQQAVDRGMKVIDDRPGADMMFAQAQVHFSSKKYEKAVETATEGMAALTAYHEAQLKVDGSPEQKGQQISQNYWGMLYLRALSYVELGEFGEAIADFDEYLDERGGASDVYVLRGDAKVEVGDEAGAEEDYRTALNFIQDNKGALDGLEKLGVKP from the coding sequence ATGGCAGGCACTCAGCCCGATGATCTCACGCACGACGGTGAGTCCGATCCCGGAGTCGTCCCCTCGAGCGGACCTCCCCCTCGCCGCGCCTCGATGTTCGACGATCCGGTCGTGAAGCTGCTGTCCGTCGTGGCCGCCGTCGTCATCGTCTTGTTCCTGTCGACGGTCGTCGCAGCTCTCTACCTCGGTATCCTGGGTTCGGATACTCCTCGCACCCGCATGGAGCGCGATCTGAACGCTTACGAGTTCCAGACCAGCGCCGGGACACGGGACCCGGAGGTCTGGCGTGCCTACATCGGGGCCCTGGTCGACAGCGGCCAGCTCCAGAAGGCGCAACAGGCCGTCGACCGCGGGATGAAGGTGATCGACGACAGGCCCGGCGCCGACATGATGTTCGCCCAGGCACAGGTACACTTCTCCTCCAAGAAGTACGAGAAGGCCGTCGAGACCGCGACGGAGGGCATGGCCGCCCTCACCGCCTACCACGAGGCGCAGCTGAAGGTCGACGGAAGCCCCGAGCAGAAGGGCCAACAGATCAGCCAGAACTACTGGGGCATGCTCTACCTGAGGGCCCTGTCGTATGTGGAGCTCGGTGAGTTCGGCGAGGCGATCGCCGACTTCGACGAATACCTTGACGAGCGGGGCGGCGCCTCGGACGTGTACGTGCTTCGCGGAGACGCCAAGGTGGAGGTCGGGGACGAGGCGGGCGCGGAGGAGGACTACCGCACCGCGCTCAACTTCATCCAGGACAACAAGGGCGCCCTCGACGGACTCGAGAAGCTGGGAGTCAAGCCATGA